One genomic segment of Bradyrhizobium diazoefficiens includes these proteins:
- a CDS encoding xanthine dehydrogenase family protein molybdopterin-binding subunit — protein MTPPAPKLPVSLAANPKLSSWVKIISEGRVAISPGKVEIGQGIITALAQIAADELDVDLARIEMIRASTAASPNEGVTSGSLSIQQSGRALRHACAEVRRRFLTAASERLGVDAALLGVEDGTISGPGNVQTSYWELASDVSLDQDATAGMVAKSAATRDLAGHSVQRVDIPDKVFARPRFIHDCMLPGLLHGRVLRPDVSGAKLVGLEEEAARAIAGLIAIVRDGGFAGVVADSEAAAEAALTALRKGATWSAGEALPDEDALAEFLKSQPVETTVIDTKAAATTAKAARTLRRQYTRPYIAHASIAPSCAMARWNGDRVQVWTHSQGVYLLRADLAIVLKLPAENIVVEHMEGAGCYGHNAADDVALDAVLLAKEARGRPVRVQWSRHDEMSHAPFGAAMAIAIEADLDAGNEIIGWRHAIWSNGHAARPGRAAQPALLAATEIANPYPRMISTNPPAANGGGSDRNSVPLYDFPAWTITSHRLLTMPVRTSALRTLGAQGNVFAIESLLDEIAALRGEDPVAFRLRHLRDERAKDVIRAAARRARWKPLKQAGIGHGIGFARYKNTGAYCAAIAEIEGDDDIRVRRLTLAVDVGEAINPDGVINQIEGGAIQAASWVLKERVRFDPVRITSTSWTDYPILTFSEVPIVDVEIIQRPEIEPVGAGEAAHGPVTAAIANAVYDCLGVRVHDLPITRDSIIAAMELAS, from the coding sequence ATGACGCCCCCTGCTCCAAAACTGCCGGTCAGCCTCGCGGCCAATCCGAAGCTGTCGTCCTGGGTGAAGATCATCAGCGAGGGCCGTGTGGCGATCTCGCCCGGCAAGGTCGAGATCGGCCAGGGCATCATCACGGCGCTGGCGCAGATCGCGGCGGACGAGCTCGATGTCGATCTCGCCCGCATCGAGATGATCCGCGCTTCGACGGCAGCCAGCCCAAACGAGGGCGTCACCTCGGGCAGCCTGTCGATCCAGCAATCCGGCCGCGCGCTGCGGCACGCCTGTGCCGAGGTGCGCCGGCGCTTCCTCACTGCTGCCTCGGAACGTCTCGGCGTCGATGCAGCGTTGCTCGGTGTCGAGGACGGCACGATCTCCGGTCCGGGCAATGTCCAGACAAGCTATTGGGAGCTCGCAAGCGACGTCTCGCTCGACCAAGACGCCACGGCAGGCATGGTCGCCAAGAGCGCCGCCACGCGCGACCTCGCTGGACATTCAGTCCAGCGTGTCGACATTCCCGACAAAGTGTTCGCGCGGCCGCGCTTCATTCATGACTGTATGCTGCCCGGCCTGTTGCACGGCCGCGTGCTGCGGCCGGACGTCTCGGGCGCCAAGCTGGTCGGGCTTGAGGAGGAGGCTGCGCGCGCCATTGCAGGCCTCATCGCCATAGTCCGCGATGGAGGATTTGCGGGCGTGGTCGCCGATAGCGAGGCAGCCGCGGAAGCGGCGCTGACGGCTTTGCGCAAGGGCGCGACATGGTCGGCCGGCGAGGCACTGCCCGATGAAGATGCTCTCGCGGAGTTCCTGAAGAGTCAGCCGGTCGAAACGACCGTTATCGACACCAAAGCGGCGGCAACGACAGCGAAAGCTGCGCGTACGCTTCGGCGGCAGTATACCCGCCCCTACATCGCCCATGCCTCGATCGCGCCGTCCTGCGCCATGGCCCGATGGAACGGCGATCGTGTCCAGGTCTGGACGCACAGCCAGGGTGTCTATCTGCTGCGCGCCGATCTCGCGATCGTGCTCAAGCTGCCGGCCGAGAACATCGTCGTCGAGCATATGGAGGGCGCTGGCTGCTATGGACATAATGCGGCTGACGACGTCGCGCTCGACGCGGTGTTACTGGCGAAAGAGGCCCGAGGCCGTCCGGTGCGGGTGCAGTGGTCGCGCCACGACGAGATGTCCCACGCGCCGTTCGGCGCAGCGATGGCGATCGCGATCGAAGCAGATCTCGATGCCGGCAACGAGATCATCGGCTGGCGCCATGCGATCTGGAGCAACGGCCACGCGGCGCGGCCTGGCCGCGCGGCACAGCCGGCGCTGCTAGCGGCGACCGAGATCGCAAATCCCTATCCGCGCATGATCTCGACGAATCCGCCGGCCGCCAATGGCGGCGGCAGCGATCGCAACTCCGTTCCGCTTTATGACTTTCCGGCCTGGACGATCACGAGCCACCGGCTGCTGACCATGCCGGTGCGCACCTCCGCGCTGCGGACTCTGGGTGCGCAAGGCAATGTGTTCGCCATTGAATCCCTGCTTGACGAGATCGCCGCCCTGCGCGGCGAGGACCCGGTCGCGTTTCGCCTGCGGCATCTACGGGACGAACGCGCGAAAGATGTCATCCGCGCCGCTGCGCGACGTGCACGGTGGAAGCCGCTGAAGCAAGCCGGCATCGGTCACGGCATCGGCTTTGCCCGCTACAAGAACACCGGCGCCTATTGCGCCGCGATTGCAGAAATCGAAGGCGATGACGACATCCGTGTTAGACGCCTGACGCTCGCGGTCGATGTCGGCGAAGCGATCAATCCGGACGGCGTCATCAACCAGATCGAGGGCGGTGCGATCCAGGCGGCGAGCTGGGTGCTGAAAGAGCGCGTCCGCTTCGATCCTGTGCGCATCACCTCGACCTCCTGGACAGACTATCCGATCCTGACCTTCAGCGAGGTGCCGATCGTCGATGTCGAGATCATCCAGCGGCCGGAGATCGAGCCCGTCGGCGCCGGCGAAGCCGCGCATGGTCCGGTGACGGCAGCGATCGCGAACGCCGTCTACGATTGCCTCGGCGTGCGCGTCCACGACCTGCCGATCACGCGCGACAGCATCATTGCAGCCATGGAGCTTGCATCGTGA
- a CDS encoding enoyl-CoA hydratase/isomerase family protein — protein sequence MSDTTAVITEKRGQAFWITINRPEKRNALNGEVIAGIGRGYRDAHDDKDVRVIVLTGAGDKAFCAGADLQNSGAAFAMDHSKPNVDYADLLRLSQNATKPAIARINGVCMAGGMGLLCMTDMSVAADHVVFGLPEVKVGVFPMQVLSLLQEIAPRRLVNEWALTGEPFDAKAAKDAGLLNHVVPTAELDAKVDWLIGRIVDKSPTAIRRGKYAMRAIASMSFDESIAYTESQIALLAMTEDAKEGLKAFSEKRKPVWTGR from the coding sequence ATGAGCGACACCACGGCCGTCATCACCGAGAAGCGCGGACAGGCATTCTGGATCACCATCAACCGGCCGGAGAAGCGCAACGCGCTCAATGGTGAGGTGATCGCCGGTATCGGACGCGGCTATCGCGACGCGCATGACGACAAGGACGTCCGCGTCATCGTGCTGACGGGTGCAGGCGACAAGGCGTTCTGCGCCGGCGCGGACTTGCAGAATTCCGGCGCGGCCTTTGCGATGGATCACTCCAAACCGAATGTCGACTATGCCGATCTCTTGCGCCTGTCGCAGAACGCGACCAAGCCGGCGATTGCGCGCATCAATGGTGTCTGCATGGCCGGCGGCATGGGCCTCTTGTGCATGACCGATATGTCGGTTGCGGCCGATCACGTCGTCTTCGGCCTGCCGGAGGTGAAGGTCGGCGTGTTTCCGATGCAGGTGCTGAGCCTGTTGCAGGAGATCGCACCGCGACGCCTCGTCAATGAATGGGCGCTCACGGGTGAACCGTTCGACGCGAAGGCGGCAAAGGATGCGGGGCTTTTGAACCACGTCGTGCCGACGGCGGAGCTCGATGCCAAGGTCGACTGGCTGATCGGCCGGATCGTCGACAAGTCTCCAACCGCGATCCGCCGCGGCAAATACGCCATGCGCGCCATCGCCTCGATGTCGTTCGACGAGAGCATCGCCTACACCGAAAGCCAGATCGCGCTGCTTGCGATGACCGAGGACGCGAAGGAGGGGCTGAAGGCGTTCAGCGAGAAGCGCAAGCCGGTGTGGACTGGAAGGTAG
- a CDS encoding Bug family tripartite tricarboxylate transporter substrate binding protein → MTGRRLMPALAAGLLAAFSAPPSFAQDYPNHAVRIVVPFGAGGPADVAARLIGNVLQESFGQPFVIENRTGAGGLIGTLEAAKSPADGYTLLMMSNTQTANESLLTPAQRKYELMRDLAPIAPVNYSDLVIVVNPQVPVNTLTEFIALAKAQPGKLNYASSGQGTPYHMAGKLFKAMAGVDLVHVPYRNSGEARSGVIGGQVQMMIDAVPAMAPNIAENQVRALATTGKRRSAVLPNVPTAGEAGVTGYEATIWLGLMAPTGTPKPVIDKLNAAVNAMVKRPDIVKLWTEQGAVPMSMSPEEFGKFLRGDIEKWADVVKKFDKS, encoded by the coding sequence ATGACAGGCCGACGCTTGATGCCGGCGCTGGCCGCCGGCCTGCTCGCCGCATTCTCCGCGCCTCCCTCTTTTGCGCAGGATTATCCCAACCACGCCGTCCGGATCGTCGTGCCTTTCGGCGCCGGTGGCCCGGCCGATGTCGCGGCCCGGCTGATCGGTAACGTGCTGCAGGAGAGCTTTGGCCAGCCCTTCGTGATCGAGAACCGCACCGGCGCGGGCGGCCTCATCGGCACGCTCGAAGCGGCGAAATCGCCGGCCGACGGTTACACGCTGCTCATGATGTCCAACACCCAGACTGCGAACGAGTCGCTGCTGACACCTGCGCAGCGCAAATACGAGTTGATGCGCGATCTCGCGCCGATCGCGCCGGTGAACTACTCCGATCTCGTCATCGTGGTGAACCCGCAAGTCCCGGTGAACACGCTCACCGAGTTCATCGCACTCGCCAAGGCGCAGCCGGGCAAGCTGAACTACGCCTCCTCCGGCCAGGGCACGCCCTATCACATGGCCGGCAAGCTGTTCAAAGCGATGGCCGGCGTCGACCTCGTCCACGTTCCCTATCGCAACAGTGGCGAGGCCCGGAGCGGCGTGATTGGCGGACAGGTGCAGATGATGATCGACGCGGTGCCGGCGATGGCGCCGAATATCGCCGAAAACCAGGTCCGCGCGCTTGCGACAACAGGCAAGCGGCGCTCCGCGGTGCTGCCGAACGTGCCGACCGCCGGCGAGGCAGGTGTGACCGGCTATGAGGCGACGATCTGGCTCGGCCTGATGGCACCGACCGGCACACCAAAACCTGTCATCGACAAGCTCAATGCGGCTGTCAACGCAATGGTGAAGCGGCCCGACATCGTAAAACTCTGGACCGAGCAGGGGGCGGTGCCCATGTCGATGTCACCCGAGGAATTCGGCAAATTCCTGCGCGGCGATATCGAAAAGTGGGCTGATGTCGTCAAGAAATTCGACAAGTCCTGA
- a CDS encoding GlcG/HbpS family heme-binding protein, translating to MADLTLDTARKILDAAFAKSTELKLKPLVVTILDARGVLKIAAAQDGTSLMRAEIAHGKAYGALAMGMGSRALFQRAQEQAYFIDAVNTIAKGALVPVPGGVLIMDGATLLGAVGVSGDTSDNDEACAVAGIQAAGLKANAG from the coding sequence ATGGCTGACCTCACGCTCGACACCGCCCGCAAAATCCTCGATGCGGCCTTCGCAAAGTCCACCGAGCTGAAGCTGAAGCCGCTGGTCGTCACCATCCTGGACGCGCGCGGCGTGCTCAAGATCGCTGCGGCGCAGGACGGCACCAGTCTGATGCGCGCCGAGATCGCGCACGGCAAGGCCTATGGCGCGCTTGCCATGGGCATGGGCTCGCGGGCGCTGTTCCAGCGCGCCCAGGAGCAGGCCTATTTCATCGACGCCGTGAACACCATCGCCAAGGGCGCGCTGGTGCCGGTCCCCGGCGGCGTGCTGATCATGGACGGCGCGACGCTGCTCGGCGCCGTCGGCGTCTCCGGCGACACCTCCGACAATGACGAGGCCTGCGCGGTGGCAGGAATCCAGGCGGCGGGGCTGAAGGCCAACGCGGGGTAG
- a CDS encoding molybdopterin oxidoreductase family protein, producing MNQHAKLEIRHSTCPHDCPSACALDIEVVEGRSIGRVRGSKKQTYTAGVVCAKVARYAERIHHPERLMYPMRRIGPKGSGQFARITWDEALDEIAERFNRAEREFGAESIWPYFYAGTMGIVMRDGLNRLTHVKKYSRFYQTICANVARIGFAIGTGKIAGVDPREMALSDLVVIWGTNPVNTQVNVMTHASRARKERGARIAAVDIYDNETMKQADIKIILRPGTDGAFACGVMHVLFRDGYADRAYMDKYTDCPDELEAHLKTRTPEWASAISGVPVAEIEAFAKAVGETKRTFIRLGYGFTRSRNGATQMHAATCIAAVTGAWQYEGGGAFFNNYALWRFNESIIEGHDAIDQSVRALDQSKIGRILTGDAEALRGKGSVKAMLIQNTNPMTVAPEQALVRQGFAREDLFVAVHEQFMTETAAMADIVLPATMFMEHDDLYYGGGHQHISVGPKLIDPPGECRSNHEVLQALAPRLGAKHPGFVMTPRELIDATLKLSGHGDIAGLEADIWRDLQPDFRTSHYLDGFAHADKKFHFKADWAHPPFGQTMGDIDKMPSLPDHWAAIEDADQAHPFRLATSPSRSFLNTTFNETPSSQAREGRASVMIHPLDAAAFGIADADAVTLGNTRGETTLIATLFDGVRRGVLIAESVHPNKNHIGGRGINMLTGAEAVAPIGGAAFHDNKVWIRKAVAG from the coding sequence ATGAACCAGCACGCCAAGCTTGAGATCCGCCATTCGACGTGTCCACACGATTGCCCGTCGGCCTGCGCGCTCGACATCGAGGTGGTCGAGGGCCGCAGCATCGGCCGCGTGCGCGGTTCGAAAAAGCAGACCTACACAGCGGGCGTGGTCTGCGCCAAGGTCGCCCGTTATGCCGAGCGCATCCATCATCCCGAACGGCTGATGTATCCGATGCGCCGCATCGGGCCGAAAGGCTCGGGCCAGTTCGCGCGGATCACCTGGGACGAGGCGCTCGACGAGATCGCCGAGCGCTTCAATCGGGCCGAGCGCGAGTTTGGCGCGGAATCGATCTGGCCCTATTTCTACGCCGGCACGATGGGTATCGTGATGCGCGACGGCCTCAACCGCCTCACGCATGTGAAGAAATATTCGCGTTTCTATCAGACCATTTGCGCCAATGTCGCGCGCATCGGCTTTGCGATCGGCACCGGCAAGATCGCCGGCGTCGATCCGCGCGAGATGGCGCTGTCCGATCTCGTGGTGATCTGGGGCACCAATCCCGTCAACACCCAGGTCAACGTGATGACGCATGCCTCCCGTGCCCGCAAGGAACGCGGCGCCAGGATCGCGGCGGTCGACATCTACGACAACGAGACCATGAAGCAGGCTGACATCAAGATCATCCTGCGGCCGGGCACCGACGGCGCCTTTGCCTGCGGCGTCATGCATGTCCTGTTCCGCGACGGCTATGCCGACCGCGCCTACATGGACAAATACACCGACTGCCCTGATGAGCTCGAGGCGCATCTCAAGACACGCACGCCGGAATGGGCCTCCGCCATCTCCGGCGTGCCGGTGGCGGAGATCGAGGCCTTTGCCAAGGCTGTCGGCGAGACCAAGCGGACCTTTATCCGCCTCGGCTACGGCTTCACCCGGTCGCGCAATGGCGCGACGCAGATGCATGCGGCGACCTGCATTGCCGCGGTGACCGGCGCCTGGCAGTATGAAGGCGGCGGCGCCTTCTTCAACAATTACGCGCTGTGGCGCTTCAACGAATCCATCATCGAAGGTCACGACGCAATCGACCAGAGCGTACGCGCGCTCGACCAGTCCAAGATCGGCCGCATCCTCACTGGCGATGCCGAGGCGTTGCGCGGCAAGGGGTCGGTCAAGGCGATGCTGATCCAGAACACCAATCCGATGACGGTGGCGCCGGAGCAGGCGCTGGTCCGGCAGGGCTTTGCGCGCGAGGACCTGTTCGTTGCGGTGCACGAGCAGTTCATGACCGAGACGGCTGCGATGGCCGACATCGTGCTGCCGGCAACCATGTTCATGGAGCATGACGATCTCTATTACGGCGGCGGTCATCAGCACATCTCGGTCGGGCCGAAGCTGATCGATCCGCCCGGCGAATGCCGCTCCAATCATGAGGTGTTGCAGGCGCTGGCACCGCGGCTTGGCGCCAAGCATCCGGGCTTCGTGATGACGCCGCGCGAGCTGATCGACGCAACGCTGAAGCTCAGCGGCCACGGCGACATCGCTGGTCTCGAAGCCGACATCTGGCGCGATCTGCAGCCGGATTTTCGCACCTCGCACTATCTCGACGGCTTCGCTCATGCCGACAAGAAATTCCACTTTAAGGCGGATTGGGCGCATCCGCCGTTCGGCCAGACCATGGGCGATATCGACAAGATGCCGTCGCTGCCGGACCATTGGGCGGCGATCGAAGACGCTGATCAAGCCCATCCGTTCCGGCTGGCGACCAGCCCGTCGCGCAGCTTTCTCAACACCACCTTCAATGAGACGCCGTCCTCGCAGGCGCGCGAAGGCAGAGCGAGCGTGATGATCCATCCGCTCGATGCGGCTGCGTTCGGCATCGCCGACGCTGACGCGGTGACGCTCGGCAACACGCGCGGCGAGACCACGCTGATCGCAACTCTGTTCGACGGCGTGCGGCGCGGCGTGCTGATCGCGGAGTCCGTTCATCCCAACAAGAACCATATCGGCGGCCGCGGCATCAACATGCTGACCGGCGCCGAGGCGGTGGCGCCGATCGGCGGCGCCGCGTTCCACGACAACAAGGTCTGGATCAGGAAAGCGGTCGCGGGTTGA
- a CDS encoding (2Fe-2S)-binding protein, which produces MPTIHFQLNGASTAVDSDPDQTLLDVLRGQLGVTGPHFGCGAGECGACHVMVDGRAMTSCDMPMWSVADKDVVTVEGLGTVEQPHPLQRAFVAEQAMQCGYCVSGILISAAALLKRKPSPTEAEVRGALDRNLCRCGSHNRMVRAVLRAASKMAAP; this is translated from the coding sequence ATGCCCACCATTCACTTTCAGCTCAACGGCGCCTCGACTGCCGTGGATAGCGATCCCGATCAGACGCTGCTCGATGTGCTCCGCGGCCAGCTGGGCGTCACCGGTCCGCATTTCGGCTGCGGGGCCGGTGAGTGCGGAGCCTGTCACGTCATGGTCGACGGCCGCGCAATGACCTCCTGCGACATGCCGATGTGGTCGGTCGCGGACAAGGACGTTGTCACAGTCGAAGGCCTCGGGACCGTCGAGCAGCCGCATCCGCTGCAACGTGCCTTCGTTGCCGAACAAGCGATGCAATGCGGCTACTGCGTCTCCGGGATATTGATCAGCGCGGCGGCGCTGCTCAAGCGCAAACCGTCGCCGACGGAGGCGGAGGTCAGAGGCGCGCTCGATCGCAATCTGTGCCGCTGTGGTTCGCATAACCGCATGGTCCGCGCCGTGCTCAGGGCCGCCTCGAAGATGGCTGCGCCATGA